In a genomic window of Gossypium arboreum isolate Shixiya-1 chromosome 7, ASM2569848v2, whole genome shotgun sequence:
- the LOC108485706 gene encoding heavy metal-associated isoprenylated plant protein 21-like, which produces MGALDYISNFCTVSRRRTKRKPMQTVEIKVKMDCDGCERRVKNAVTNMKGVKSVEVNRKQSRVTVTGNVEPNRVLKRVKSTGKRAEFWPYIPQHVVYYPYASGAYDKKAPAGFVRNVVQAYPGSSSNAPEENFVSFFSDDNVHACSIM; this is translated from the exons ATGGGGGCTCTCGattatatttcaaacttttgtacTGTCTCTAGAAGAAGAACCAAACGCAAACCAATGCAG ACAGTTGAAATCAAAGTTAAAATGGACTGTGATGGCTGTGAAAGACGAGTGAAAAATGCTGTAACCAACATGAAAG GTGTAAAAAGTGTTGAAGTGAACCGGAAACAGAGCAGGGTAACGGTGACGGGGAACGTGGAACCCAACAGAGTGTTGAAGAGAGTGAAGAGCACGGGGAAAAGAGCGGAGTTTTGGCCGTACATACCGCAACATGTGGTGTATTATCCGTACGCATCCGGGGCGTACGACAAAAAGGCACCGGCGGGATTTGTTCGGAACGTGGTTCAAGCTTATCCGGGTAGTTCTTCCAACGCGCCCGAAGAGAACTTCGTATCTTTCTTCAGTGACGATAATGTTCATGCATGTTCAATCATGTAG
- the LOC108486935 gene encoding heavy metal-associated isoprenylated plant protein 21-like — protein sequence MGAFDYISSFCSVTSTKTSKRKQMQTVEIKVKMDCDGCERRVRNSVINMRGVKTVDINRKQSRLTVTGNVDPNRVLKRVKNTGKRAEFWPYIPQHVVYYPYASGAYDKRAPAGLVRNVAQAYPTASSNAPEEKFASLFSDDNVHACSIM from the exons ATGGGGGCTTTCGATTATATTTCGAGCTTTTGTAGTGTTACCAGCACTAAAACAAGCAAACGCAAGCAAATGCAG ACAGTTGAAATCAAGGTTAAAATGGACTGCGATGGATGTGAAAGAAGAGTGAGAAATTCTGTTATCAACATGAGAG GTGTAAAAACAGTTGACATAAACCGGAAACAAAGTCGATTAACGGTGACCGGGAATGTCGACCCGAATAGGGTGTTAAAGAGAGTGAAGAACACTGGCAAGAGAGCGGAGTTCTGGCCGTACATCCCGCAACATGTCGTGTATTATCCGTACGCATCGGGGGCATACGACAAAAGGGCACCGGCCGGACTTGTTCGGAACGTTGCGCAAGCTTATCCAACAGCTTCTTCCAATGCACCTGAAGAGAAATTCGCATCCTTATTCAGCGATGATAATGTTCATGCATGTTCAATCATGTAG
- the LOC108470608 gene encoding uncharacterized protein LOC108470608, with product MYSPSMLRRFFCFNAAASSSSITPSSSTTTITSKKKSLVFLGSPQVSATVLDALFNASAAPSSSFEVTAIVTQPPSRRDRGRKVMPSPVAQYALDRGFPSDLIFTPERAGEETFLSNLRALQPELCITAAYGNILPTKFLNIPPLGTVNIHPSLLPLYRGAAPVQRALQDGVKETGVSLAFTVRALDAGPVIARERIEVDDQIKAPDLLALLFSEGSKLLICKLPSIFDGSAKVNAEPQDDSKVTLAPKISPEESWLSFDEEALILHNKVRAFAGWPGTRAKVLVIDDESSNNHNILELKIITTRVGSNDKIRDNDVHDVAFVKDALVFPCGGCTDLEVLEVQLPGKKVTSAAAFWNGLRGQKLKTL from the exons ATGTATTCACCCTCAATGCTACGTCGTTTCTTCTGCTTCAATGCAGCAGCATCATCGTCTTCAATAACACCTTCTTCTTCTACTACTACTATTACTTCCAAGAAAAAATCACTTGTCTTCTTGGGTTCCCCTCAG GTCTCTGCAACAGTTCTTGATGCTCTCTTCAATGCTTCTGCTGCACCAAGTTCTTCTTTTGAG GTCACAGCAATTGTTACTCAGCCACCTTCTAGAAGAGATAGGGGCAGAAAGGTGATGCCGTCACCAGTGGCACAATATGCTCTTGATAGAGGCTTTCCTTCTGATCTCATCTTCACACCCGAACGTGCTGGAGAG GAGACCTTCTTGTCCAATTTACGAGCTTTGCAGCCTGAACTTTGCATCACAGCAGCCTATGGGAATATTTTACCCACCAAGTTTCTCAACATTCCACCATTAG GAACGGTCAACATTCACCCGAGTCTACTACCATTGTACCGTGGTGCTGCTCCTGTTCAAAGAGCACTTCAG GATGGTGTTAAAGAGACCGGAGTCTCATTAGCATTTACTGTACGCGCCTTAGATGCTGGACCTGTCATTGCCCGTGAAAGAATAGAAGTTGATGACCAAATCAAG GCACCGGATCTGCTAGCATTACTATTTTCTGAAG GGTCTAAACTTCTTATCTGTAAACTTCCCTCCATATTTGATGGATCCGCTAAAGTGAATGCCGAACCTCAAGATGATTCTAAAGTTACATTGGCTCCAAAG ATAAGTCCTGAAGAATCATGGTTATCCTTTGATGAAGAAGCTTTAATTCTACATAATAAG GTTCGTGCATTTGCAGGTTGGCCTGGAACCCGAGCTAAAGTTTTAGTCATTGATGATGAAAGTAGCAACAACCATAATATCCTCGAACTTAAAATCATCACCACAAGAGTAGGGTCTAATGATAAAATCCGGGACAATGATGTACATGACGTTGCTTTCGTCAAGGATGCATTGGTATTTCCCTGTGGAGGATGTACAGATCTTGAG GTATTGGAAGTTCAACTTCCTGGTAAGAAGGTGACATCTGCAGCTGCGTTTTGGAACGGTTTACGTGGTCAAAAGCTAAAGACATTATAA
- the LOC108476994 gene encoding uncharacterized protein LOC108476994, with amino-acid sequence MRIPCGNHRNCTAFKKLVERFIKIGIVRFDDPAVPNVAGNPLPNHTYQGVNRIIECRSKKTKYKVAEVRTPLRHVWKDMVKRGLIVSDLREESEEEMICCEFHNEVGHEIQECVEFRAPVQDMMNNREMEFYEETENPREGDICASKRESTVQNQTVNYPVVIISRPKTNEVGVQMPPKVKIQRPAVFPYKDIKRVSWNYHCNVTIPGKEDLADASKEDQDIGSYTRSGRRYDSANEKAEPLKGKAIVVEQNKEKTAKSELLVNEPVNEEEAKEFLKFLKHSEYSVVEQLRKQPARISVLALLLSSEVHRSALMKVLNETYVTNDISINKLDLVSNISANNFIFFNDDKIPPDGMGSTKALHITTHCKRYTLPGVLIDNGSALNVLPLSTLNRLPVNSYHKKECQNIVRAFDGTERRVMGKIEIPLLIGPNKYEVDFLVMDIKPLCNRLLGRPWIHSAGAVLSSLHQKLKLVLEGQLIMINTEEDIIATVSSDAPYLETNDEAIECSFRSLKFVNVTFITEGSKILTLKLSKTTRMSLQLMVGKGALPGRGLERHLQGRVETLVLKDKRDRFGLGFKPDVRQRKKELEKKQERKRARLTGEEIKWEPNIFPYISKTFVSEGIIHPEWGTPRKEAIEEKLENLDINATYEEGAEGENLSSICPYIPGTVLDNWITEEIPVPRYQ; translated from the exons atgcgaataccatgcgggaATCACCGAAACTGCACCGCGTTTAAGAAGCTAGTTGAAAGATTCATTAAAATAGGGATTGTAAGGTTTGATGATCCAGCCGTACCCAATGTAGCAGGAAACCCGCTCCCCAATCATACCTACCAAGGAGTAAATAGGATAATCGAATGCAGAAGTAAGAAGACGAAATATAAGGTTGCAGAGGTTAGGACCCCATTGAGACATGTGTGGAAGGATATGGTCAAGAGAGGATTGATCGTGTCGGATTTGAGAGAGGAATCTGAAGAAGAGATGATTTGCTGTGAGTTCCACAATGAGGTGGGGCATGAAATTCAAGAGTGTGTGGAGTTCAGAGCCCCGGTACAGGACATGATGAATAATAGAGAAATGGAGTTTTATGAAGAAACCGAAAACCCCAGAGAGGGAGATATATGCGCGTCAAAGAGAGAATCAACGGTGCAGAACCAAACAGTTAACTACCCCGTGGTCATCATATCACGACCCAAAACTAATGAAGTGGGAGTGCAAATGCCACCGAAGGTCAAAATCCAAAGACCTGCAGTCTTCCCCTATAAAGACATTAAGAGGGTCTCATGGAATTACCATTGTAACGTGACGATCCCAGGAAAAGAGGACCTAGCTGACGCTTCAAAAGAGGACCAAGATATAGGCTCCTATACGCGTAGTGGGAGGCGCTACGATTCAGCAAACGAGAAAGCAGAACCCTTAAAAGGAAAAGCCATAGTGGTCGAACAGAACAAGGAAAAAACGGCCAAATCTGAACTTCTTGTTAATGAGCCGGTCAACGAAGAAGAGGCTAAGgagtttttaaaatttctaaagcacAGTGAGTACAGTGTGGTGGAACAACTACGTAAGCAACCAGCTCGTATCTCGGTACTGGCCTTACTCCTAAGTTCGGAAGTCCATCGCAGCGCGCTAATGAAAGTTTTGAATGAAACGTATGTTACTAATGATATCTCCATCAACAAGCTAGACTTAGTTAGCAACATAAGTGCCAATAACTTTATATTCTTCAACGACGACAAGATACCACCCGATGGCATGGGGTCAACTAAAGCTTTACATATCACCACACATTGTAAGAGATATACGCTACCAGGAGTACTGATTGACAACGGGTCGGCCTTGAACGTCCTACCATTGTCCACACTAAACAGATTACCTGTAAACAGCTACCACAAGAAAGAGTGCCAGAATATAGTGAGGGCATTCGATGGTACGGAgagaagggtgatgggcaaaattGAGATACCTCTTCTGATTGGGCCAAACAAATATGAGGTGGATTTcctggtgatggatatcaagcctttATGTAACCGCCTATTGGGgaggccctggatacattcagCTGGGGCAGTGCTTTCATCGTTGCATCAGAAGTTGAAGTTAGTATTAGAGGGGCAGTTGATAATGATAAATACTGAAGAGGATATAATTGCAACTGTAAGCAGTGATGCACCCTATTTGGAGACAAATGACGAAGCAATCGAATGCTCATTTCGGTCTTTAAAATTTGTTAATGTAACATTCATTACTGAGGGGAGCAAAATTCTAACGCTGAAATTATCCAAAACTACAAGGATGAGTCTACAGTTGATGGTTGGAAAAGGAGCTCTACCGGGAAGAGGACTCGAGAGACATCTCCAAGGAAGGGTTGAAACTTTAGTATTAAAGGACAAGAGAGACCGCTTCGGCTTAGGATTTAAGCCGGATGTGAGACAAAGGAAAAAAGAGCTGGAAAAGAAACAAGAAAGAAAGAGAGCGCGGTTAACGGGGGAGGAAATCAAATGGGAGCCAAATATATTCCCTTATATATCGAAAACTTTTGTGTCCGAAGGAATCATTCATCCCGAGTGGGGCACGCCAAGAAAGGAAGCCATAGAAGAAAAGTTGGAAAACTTAGACATCAATGCCACATATGAAGAAGGGGCTGAGGGAGAAAATTTATCAAGCATTTGCCCCTACATACCTGGAACTGTTCTAGATAACTGGATtacggaagagattcct gtccccagatatcaatga